The proteins below are encoded in one region of Nitrosomonas ureae:
- a CDS encoding P-loop ATPase, Sll1717 family codes for MSKKDKLAGINFRIRKGASIGEPDAESDVRFLSPCFTETGDLQTLLDCSNSHRILVGRTGTGKSALVYKISQEENVIEIKPESLSLNYLANSDIIPVLVNAGIKLDIFYTLLWRHVFTVELLKKKFKLTNEDNTRSWIASFLSLLKTRDKTKERALSYLRDWGEKFWQETEYRIKEITHTLEERLSTDTGLTSTELSLALKAESKIGTENKIEVVHKVQKVINNLQIKELSDVLTFLSEEVFTDSQQKYYIIIDKLDENWVDDNLRLRLIRALIETIKSFRCITNVKIIIALRLDLIQSVFEKTRDAGFQEEKYQSLLLHLRWNKANLIELLNKRIELLVSEQYTSKTIKLAQLFPDSINKVDFIDYLLTRTLYRPRDAIAFINECLRRSEGKGSVTVQSIREAEIEYSAQRIEYLTFEWLNHYPKLNEYLTIIERMKSKFKLSMITKEKIDNFALNYAMNGEHSPDPVIRAAYTYINENMSPHSFIITLTKALYTIGILGIKADGFSPTLWSYSDTRPPTDGQIKPTSTVYIHSMVWSRLGIIVEN; via the coding sequence ATGAGTAAAAAAGACAAATTAGCTGGTATTAATTTTCGAATTCGTAAAGGTGCTTCGATTGGAGAACCTGATGCAGAAAGTGATGTGCGTTTTCTTTCTCCTTGCTTTACTGAAACAGGAGACCTTCAAACACTTCTTGATTGTAGTAATTCTCATAGAATACTAGTTGGCCGCACTGGAACAGGGAAAAGTGCATTAGTTTATAAAATCAGCCAAGAGGAAAATGTAATTGAAATTAAACCTGAGTCTTTATCTCTTAATTATTTGGCTAATTCAGACATAATTCCCGTTTTAGTGAATGCAGGCATAAAACTCGATATTTTTTATACATTATTGTGGCGTCACGTATTTACAGTTGAGCTACTAAAGAAGAAATTTAAGCTTACAAATGAAGACAATACCAGAAGCTGGATTGCCAGCTTCCTCTCATTATTAAAAACTAGGGATAAAACAAAAGAAAGAGCTCTTTCCTATCTCAGAGATTGGGGAGAAAAGTTTTGGCAAGAAACTGAATACAGAATAAAAGAGATTACACATACTTTAGAAGAACGTTTAAGTACAGATACAGGACTTACTTCAACGGAACTTAGCTTAGCTTTAAAAGCTGAATCTAAAATCGGTACAGAGAATAAAATTGAAGTTGTACACAAGGTTCAGAAAGTAATCAATAATCTGCAAATAAAAGAGCTGTCAGATGTACTTACTTTTTTATCTGAAGAAGTATTCACGGATTCTCAACAAAAGTATTACATTATTATCGATAAGCTTGATGAAAATTGGGTGGATGACAATTTGCGCCTCAGATTAATTAGAGCTTTAATCGAAACTATCAAATCATTTCGATGCATAACAAATGTGAAAATTATCATCGCCCTGAGATTAGATTTAATTCAAAGTGTATTTGAGAAAACTAGGGATGCTGGCTTTCAAGAAGAAAAATATCAATCACTTCTCTTACATCTTAGATGGAACAAAGCTAATCTTATAGAATTGCTAAACAAGCGTATAGAGTTATTAGTTAGTGAACAATACACTTCAAAAACTATAAAACTTGCGCAGCTTTTTCCTGATTCAATTAACAAAGTCGATTTTATAGATTATTTATTAACACGCACGCTTTACAGACCACGTGACGCTATAGCCTTTATTAACGAGTGTTTGAGACGATCTGAAGGAAAAGGGTCTGTTACTGTTCAATCTATTAGAGAAGCTGAAATAGAATATTCCGCACAACGAATTGAATATCTTACTTTTGAATGGCTTAATCATTATCCGAAGTTAAACGAATATTTAACGATCATTGAACGAATGAAATCAAAATTCAAACTTTCTATGATTACTAAAGAAAAAATTGATAACTTTGCATTAAATTATGCAATGAACGGAGAGCATAGTCCAGACCCTGTAATTCGAGCAGCTTACACTTATATAAACGAGAATATGTCCCCTCATAGTTTCATAATAACTCTGACTAAGGCATTATACACAATTGGAATTCTTGGTATAAAGGCTGACGGATTTAGTCCCACGCTATGGTCATACTCTGATACACGTCCCCCAACTGATGGTCAAATAAAACCTACATCTACGGTATATATCCATTCTATGGTTTGGAGTCGTCTCGGTATTATTGTTGAAAATTGA
- a CDS encoding multicopper oxidase family protein gives MQILSKKCLQNLLIVSTLLLGSSFASAGKNHPSCAYEPIDIEKYGKQPFQNPPDRHAQNGRLETVLSVQYTDPKTTSIAGCGVKLRTYEGKLVGPTLRVKQGDIVNLLLKNRLPKESPDEIQAQFDQENQNAYLDTIPASFNTTNVHFHGLHVSPTGNSDNVLLAISPQSNFPYEVTLPKDHPIGSYWYHAHAHGSTSIQVGSGMAGAIVIEDNPSTTPKALLAANANEKIFVLQTILYNQKGELNNITSLFPGPSTPNPKDCSTATNKDTWPCSHRRITINGQIVPIITMKRGEVQRWRLIDTAFRESIAFAVEKHDLHEIALDGNYLGRIDTWKAGTPIDLQPGYRSDILIKASMKPGEYRIIDQPTSSLKSLRQADEPENLLAILKVVDETNDMALPTNEEMAALAPFGNLDLSKQAVGVQEVAFKLGQDMAGKKNYFQVNYRAFNPDHVRQLELGAVDMWSLTTVGDPAAVPGAIPPLPHVFHIHVNPFQWQRIGPDGKPQMVWKDTLLVQGPAVTNVYTQYQAYTGKFVMHCHILDHEDLGMMEIEEVINTPVAHSH, from the coding sequence ATGCAAATTTTGTCAAAAAAATGCCTACAGAATTTATTGATCGTATCCACTTTACTGCTTGGCAGTTCTTTTGCTTCGGCGGGAAAAAATCACCCCTCTTGTGCCTACGAACCAATCGATATTGAAAAATACGGCAAGCAACCGTTCCAGAATCCACCCGATCGGCACGCACAAAATGGTAGGCTCGAAACTGTACTTTCCGTACAATATACCGACCCAAAAACCACCAGTATCGCAGGCTGTGGCGTGAAACTGCGCACCTATGAAGGAAAGCTGGTGGGGCCGACATTGCGTGTCAAGCAAGGTGATATCGTCAATTTGCTGTTGAAAAACCGGTTACCGAAAGAATCACCCGATGAAATTCAGGCACAATTCGATCAGGAGAACCAAAACGCTTATCTGGATACCATTCCGGCGTCTTTCAATACCACCAATGTACACTTCCACGGCTTACACGTATCGCCCACCGGTAACAGCGACAATGTACTGCTCGCCATTTCGCCGCAAAGTAATTTCCCTTATGAAGTGACGTTGCCGAAAGACCATCCGATCGGCTCCTATTGGTATCATGCCCACGCTCATGGCTCGACATCGATTCAGGTCGGCAGCGGCATGGCAGGCGCCATTGTAATCGAGGATAATCCCAGTACCACGCCGAAAGCGCTGTTGGCCGCCAATGCCAACGAAAAAATCTTCGTACTACAAACGATTTTATACAATCAGAAAGGCGAACTGAACAATATCACCAGCCTGTTCCCTGGCCCATCCACACCCAATCCGAAAGATTGCAGCACTGCCACCAACAAGGACACATGGCCTTGCTCGCACCGGCGTATCACTATCAATGGCCAGATCGTTCCGATCATCACTATGAAACGCGGCGAAGTACAACGCTGGCGTTTGATCGATACCGCTTTTCGTGAATCCATCGCATTCGCGGTTGAGAAGCATGATTTACATGAAATTGCTTTGGACGGCAATTACCTAGGGCGCATTGATACCTGGAAAGCAGGAACGCCGATCGATCTGCAGCCAGGCTACCGTAGCGACATCTTGATTAAAGCCAGCATGAAGCCTGGAGAATATCGCATCATCGATCAGCCGACTTCTAGTTTGAAATCGCTACGGCAAGCTGATGAACCGGAAAATTTACTGGCCATTCTGAAAGTCGTTGACGAAACCAACGACATGGCTTTGCCAACCAACGAGGAAATGGCTGCGCTGGCGCCCTTTGGCAATCTCGATTTGAGCAAACAAGCTGTAGGCGTGCAGGAAGTTGCGTTCAAGCTCGGTCAGGACATGGCAGGCAAAAAAAATTACTTCCAAGTCAATTACCGCGCTTTTAATCCCGACCATGTACGTCAATTGGAGTTAGGCGCTGTCGATATGTGGTCGCTCACGACCGTGGGTGACCCGGCTGCAGTACCGGGTGCTATTCCGCCGTTACCGCATGTATTTCATATTCATGTCAATCCATTCCAGTGGCAGCGAATCGGTCCGGACGGTAAACCGCAAATGGTTTGGAAAGATACGCTATTGGTGCAAGGTCCGGCGGTGACCAATGTGTATACGCAATATCAGGCCTACACCGGAAAATTTGTCATGCATTGCCACATTCTCGATCACGAAGACTTAGGCATGATGGAAATCGAAGAAGTGATCAATACACCGGTTGCACATAGTCATTAA